The genomic DNA AGAtttgatagtgatcggatcatttgtctccgaTTAATCACTCAAAGATAAACTGATCGAGCTGATTGAACTAGGCGCCTATAGTTTAGAACGTggtaactcaaaaattattttaaaatttaagtacggtatttttagtatttttaaagatatagactatcgaaatatgcaaaaaataaaactaaaatttttttcgtcactTGTGCCCCTAAACAGCCTTAATTACAGTGACAaccataaattatattttattgtaataattgtaatcataaaaaaataattgtaaactaAAGAAATAATGGAAAAAGAACGAATCCTAGCGGAGTTTACGTGTGTGACCTGCCGAAAATATTGTTCCATTCTGTGGTTTCTTCATCTCTTCGTTAAACCATTGTTTCATGGCCTTAACCCAGCTACCTTTCTTTTGCCGAGTCATATGTTCTCGTATGGaactatttaaaagtttttgttctCTCTTTGCTAAATTCATTTTGCCAGTTTTCATGTAATCGTAAATTTCACGCATCGTATCTGGTACCATATTGAATGCGGCCatgcaaaatgttttgaaaccGAGTAGCAGACCGCTGGATAGCATACGTGAATCGCTAAGTATGATCATACGATTTGGAGCCAAACATTTTGCAGCCATTGCTAGATCACTATGGGAATATTCGATGCCCGCAAAATTTGGTATGCTCTTTTCCGCAAGTTCACAAAACTCAGGCATGTCAACTAATTATAtacagttaaaaataattttgttgcgTAAGAAATTTGGTCATGTGCTGCACTTACGAAACACATCCGTGTAGTGTGGCAAGTGATAGTAAATGAATGGATGCCGCCTACAATTCTTGGCGACGATCTTACAATAGCCCACCAATTGCTTAACATCGCTTGGCTTATAGAACAGTTCCGGTATGCAGACCACaccatttatatttaaactacTAGCATGTCTTGCCAGATCCAGCACATCGGGCATTGGTGCGCCGCCAATTTGTATCAGCATTT from Bactrocera oleae isolate idBacOlea1 chromosome 3, idBacOlea1, whole genome shotgun sequence includes the following:
- the LOC106615328 gene encoding N-acetylneuraminate lyase, translated to MDVAELKSFEGFLAPAFTCFENNEDKTLNLGHIDTYAEWLQRNGAVGVLVNSITGEGPILGKIERQLNAEAWSVACKKYELKMLIQIGGAPMPDVLDLARHASSLNINGVVCIPELFYKPSDVKQLVGYCKIVAKNCRRHPFIYYHLPHYTDVFLDMPEFCELAEKSIPNFAGIEYSHSDLAMAAKCLAPNRMIILSDSRMLSSGLLLGFKTFCMAAFNMVPDTMREIYDYMKTGKMNLAKREQKLLNSSIREHMTRQKKGSWVKAMKQWFNEEMKKPQNGTIFSAGHTRKLR